From a region of the Mercurialis annua linkage group LG1-X, ddMerAnnu1.2, whole genome shotgun sequence genome:
- the LOC126670172 gene encoding short-chain dehydrogenase TIC 32 B, chloroplastic → MMSIFSLITGRPGPSGFGSASTAEQVTNGIDASNLTAIVTGGASGIGFETARVLALRKAHVIIAARNMNAANEAKQRILDENQDARVDVLKLDLASIKSVREFAHNFIALDLNLNILINNAGIMFCPYQLTEDGFEMQLSTNHIGHFLLTNLLLDKMKETARSSGIEGKIVNLSSIAHMHTYSGGIAFDNINNKKSYSDKRAYGQSKLANILHAKELTRRFQEEGVNITANAVHPGIIMTPLMRHSALLMRLFQIVSYPIWKNVPQGAATTCYAALHPSLKGVSGKYFVDCNEVTPSSYARDELLATQLWDFSNKLVNSASKS, encoded by the exons atgaTGAGTATCTTCTCCTTGATTACTGGAAGGCCTGGTCCTAGTGGGTTCGGCTCAGCTTCCACTGCTGAACAAGTTACCAATGGCATTGATGCTTCCAATCTTACTGCTATTGTCACtg GTGGTGCAAGTGGAATAGGATTTGAAACTGCAAGAGTATTGGCTCTACGTAAAGCTCATGTGATCATAGCTGCAAGAAACATGAATGCTGCAAACGAAGCAAAGCAACGAATCCTTGACGAAAATCAAGATGCTCGTGTCGATGTTCTCAAACTCGATTTGGCATCGATTAAATCCGTCAGAGAATTTGCTCATAACTTCATTGCTCTTGATCTAAATCTTAACATCTTAAT AAACAACGCTGGTATTATGTTCTGCCCCTATCAGCTCACTGAAGATGGTTTTGAGATGCAGCTTTCTACAAATCATATTG GTCATTTCCTCTTGACAAATCTTCTTCTTGATAAAATGAAAGAAACTGCAAGAAGTAGTGGTATTGAAGGAAAGATAGTGAATTTGTCATCAATAGCTCACATGCATACTTACAGTGGTGGAATTGCatttgataatattaataacAAGAAGAG TTATTCTGATAAAAGGGCATATGGGCAATCCAAGTTGGCAAATATACTACATGCCAAAGAGCTCACTCGTCGTTTTCAG GAAGAGGGTGTAAACATTACTGCTAATGCAGTCCACCCAGGTATAATAATGACGCCTCTCATGAGACACTCGGCACTTCTAATGA GATTATTTCAGATTGTTAGCTATCCCATATGGAAGAATGTCCCTCAG GGAGCAGCCACAACATGCTATGCAGCACTGCATCCAAGTCTGAAAGGAGTGAGTGGTAAATATTTTGTGGACTGCAATGAGGTAACACCAAGCTCTTATGCTAGAGATGAATTGCTCGCAACACAACTATGGGACTTCAGCAACAAGCTCGTTAATTCAGCTTCCAAATCttga
- the LOC126665605 gene encoding uncharacterized protein LOC126665605 yields the protein MFLIFFTSLRHRILMRWPMLLYAATWTALLTATVAVASFSPEMAFVSAISTSSSFSNECKVEGTVRIPLDFPGEIVCLPANLFERSKIDFIVPPVFAAVVVAGSAWVVRTLGLPVDREAR from the coding sequence atgtttctcattttctttACCTCTCTGCGCCATCGTATTTTAATGCGGTGGCCAATGTTACTATATGCTGCAACATGGACCGCACTTCTAACTGCCACAGTCGCGGTGGCATCCTTCTCGCCGGAAATGGCATTTGTATCGGCCATATCTACGTCCTCTTCGTTCTCGAATGAATGCAAAGTAGAGGGAACAGTTAGAATTCCCCTGGATTTTCCTGGGGAGATTGTGTGCTTGCCTGCTAATCTGTTTGAAAGATCTAAGATTGATTTTATTGTTCCTCCTGTCTTTGCTGCTGTTGTTGTGGCCGGTTCTGCTTGGGTTGTTCGCACCTTGGGCTTGCCGGTGGACCGCGAGGCCCGTTGA
- the LOC126665604 gene encoding UNC93-like protein 3, which produces MATEDSRDEETPLVLDNLQNQTPPNNHTKDIHILSSAFLLVFLAYGAAQNLQTTVNTEHDLGTISLGILYLSFTFFSLIASLMVKFLGSKNAIVLGTTGYWFFIAANLMPTWYTMVPASLYLGFAASIIWVGQGTYLTSAARSHATDHGLHEGAVIGSFNGEFWGMFACHQLVGNLISLAILRDGTGGSTSGTTLLFIVFLCVVTLGIILMCFLSKRVTKEEEGQDSSVSFYSSLISKSKSVITPLLDIRMLLIVPLIAYSGLQQAFVWAEFTKEIVTPALGVSGVGGSMAVYGAFDAICSLTAGRLTSGLRSITWIVSAGAFLQAIVFFWILLKYSLTSGILGVIYPLLMAALLGIGDGVLMTQLSALLGILFKHDMEGAFAQLKVWQSASIAVVFFIYPYISLPAMVVVMIVALCVALIGFLILTLQVEKAFSSSSP; this is translated from the exons ATGGCCACGGAAGATTCAAGAGATGAAGAGACACCACTGGTTCTTGATAATTTGCAGAATCAAACACCACCCAACAATCATACTAAAGATATTCATATTCTTAGCTCTGCATTTTTGCTAGTTTTTCTTGCTTATGGAGCTGCTCAGAATCTCCAGACTACTGTTAATACT GAACATGATCTGGGTACAATTTCACTTGGGATATTGTATCTTTCTTTTACGTTTTTTTCGTTGATTGCTTCATTGATGGTCAAGTTTCTTGGCTCTAAGAATGCTATTGTTCTTGGGACTACTGGTTATTGGTTCTTTATTGCTGCAAATTTGATGCCCACCTG GTATACAATGGTACCAGCCTCTTTGTACCTTGGGTTTGCTGCTTCAATTATATGGGTTGGACAG GGTACATATCTCACTTCCGCTGCGCGCAGTCATGCAACAGACCACGGCTTGCATGAAGGAGCTGTTATTGGTAGCTTTAATGGAGAATTTTGGGGGATGTTTGCTTGCCACCAG CTGGTTGGAAATCTCATCTCACTTGCGATTCTAAGAGATGGAACA GGAGGAAGTACGAGCGGCACAACATTATTGTTCATTGTGTTTCTTTGCGTTGTGACATTAGGTATCATACTGATGTGCTTCTTAAGTAAAAGGGTTACAAAAGAAGAGGAAGGACAAGATTCTTCTGTCAGCTTTTATTCTTCTCTAATATCAAAGTCAAAGTCTGTTATCACTCCTTTGCTCGACATTCGGATGCTATTGATTGTCCCCTTAATTGCATATTCAGGATTACAACAAGCATTTGTATG GGCCGAGTTCACCAAGGAGATTGTAACTCCAGCTCTGGGTGTGTCTGGTGTTGGCGGTTCAATGGCAGTGTATGGCGCTTTTGATGCTATT TGCTCTCTTACTGCTGGTCGACTTACATCAGGTCTTCGATCAATCACTTGGATAGTATCTGCTGGAGCTTTTCTTCAGGCTATTGTATTTTTCTGGATTCTGCTAAAATACAG TTTAACCAGTGGAATACTTGGTGTCATATACCCACTTCTCATGGCGGCCCTTTTGGGTATTGGTGATGGAGTACTGATGACACAGCTTAGTGCTTTGCTCGGAATTCTTTTCAAGCATGACATG GAAGGAGCATTTGCCCAACTCAAGGTCTGGCAAAGTGCTTCTATCGCAGTTGTATTCTTTATCTATCCCTACATCTCATTGCCGGCAATGGTGGTAGTTATGATTGTCGCACTGTGTGTGGCATTGATCGGGTTTTTGATTTTGACTCTCCAAGTAGAGAAAGCTTTCTCCTCGTCAAGTCCGTGA